Proteins from one Triticum aestivum cultivar Chinese Spring chromosome 7A, IWGSC CS RefSeq v2.1, whole genome shotgun sequence genomic window:
- the LOC123147460 gene encoding uncharacterized protein isoform X1 — MPSGGRRLPPWTSPRGAAEAVPQRWSPCTPAGSGNHVTPPLSAGCCSYRVTPLVSGGGCSRPPRAPPAVDSPYLRAKQEQLIEKDPNKAVPLFWAAINSGERIESALKDMATVLKQANRAEEAIEAIRSFRHRCPNEAQESLDNIPLDLYKKCGRTKEQIEMLTVKLRMVDEDLASGRWKAKLSKSHGRVVYLSLRDEKARLLGNLAWAYMQSENYEEAEMLYRQALAMEADYNKECNLAICLMKMGKVAEAKYLLQPIPYNCKDENHLRSFARATEMLRELESQTLPSPVTQMKSKDSQILLAADAESLEYLHPQIFSSSSTQLNYEELQASVSVDTEKHGDCNSQVLPSPVTQLKHKGPQIMAASDGEKNGQSLQEYEYLSRLFNDAATPQSQLEKLRKRLVRKDRPNISTQDQVQTPSSAECLPKPNGAMDASENPVQEGKGLVDGGRKAWADMVEEEQQLGSGKNTSAQGESSKDASEQRDKTSSSSQGSSSLKTPVAGVPGQSSAAGSWRCNDSRTSTDENVNRNFARTAPAWKQQKVQDHSNRVCQMLNTMHLNEKAQGTKQTPSRSSAAQRSLFHSHAPFGDNGHSQGANHTEATNRWPKNAASTRPWRPQNRLRVFQEITNEMKQNVA; from the exons ATGCCGAGCGGGGGTAGGCGGCTGCCGCCGTGGACGTCCCCGAGGGGCGCGGCGGAGGCGGTACCGCAGAGGTGGAGCCCCTGCACCCCCGCCGGTTCCGGGAACCACGTCACTCCGCCCTTGAGCGCCGGCTGCTGCTCCTACCGCGTCACCCCGCTGGTGAGCGGGGGAGGGTGTTCCCGGCCACCGAGGGCGCCGCCGGCGGTCGACTCCCCGTACTTGCGGGCGAAGCAAGAGCAG TTAATTGAAAAGGATCCAAACAAGGCAGTTCCATTGTTCTGGGCAGCTATTAACAGTGGTGAACGAATTGAGAGTGCACTGAAGGATATGGCTACTGTACTAAAACAAGCAAATCGGGCTGAAGAAGCCATCGAAGCGATAAGATCCTTCCGTCACCGTTGTCCAAATGAAGCTCAGGAGTCTCTTGACAATATTCCTCTTGACCTATACAAG AAATGCGGTAGGACAAAAGAACAGATTGAAATGCTGACAGTGAAGCTGAGAATGGTTGATGAGGATCTAGCTTCTGGCCGGTGGAAAGCGAAGCTGTCTAAATCTCATGGAAGAGTAGTCTATCTCTCTCTGAGGGATGAAAAGGCAAG GTTGTTGGGTAACCTCGCCTGGGCCTATATGCAGTCTGAAAACTATGAGGAGGCTGaaatgctctacag GCAAGCTCTTGCTATGGAAGCTGATTATAACAAAGAGTGTAATTTAGCCATCTGCTTGATGAAGATGGGAAAGGTAGCTGAAGCTAAATACCTTCTCCAACCTATACCTTACAACTGCAAAGATGAAAACCATTTGAGATCTTTTGCACGGGCTACTGAAATGCTTAGGGAACTTGAGTCACAAACACTCCCTTCTCCCGTAACTCAGATGAAGTCTAAAGATTCACAGATTTTACTTGCTGCTGATGCGGAGAGTCTTGAATATCTACATCCACAAATATTCTCTAGCTCTTCAACTCAACTGAATTATGAAGAACTGCAGGCTTCAGTTTCGGTGGATACAGAGAAGCATGGGGATTGCAACTCACAAGTGCTTCCATCTCCGGTAACTCAGTTGAAGCATAAAGGACCACAAATTATGGCTGCTAGTGATGGAGAGAAGAATGGACAAAGTCTGCAGGAGTACGAATATCTTTCAAGACTGTTCAATGATGCTGCCACACCACAGTCTCAACTTGAGAAACTACGAAAGCGGCTGGTAAGAAAGGACAGACCAAATATCAGCACACAGGATCAAGTTCAAACTCCTAGCTCAGCTGAATGCCTACCAAAACCTAATGGTGCCATGGATGCTAGTGAGAACCCTGTGCAAGAGGGGAAGGGTTTGGTTGATGGTGGTAGAAAAGCGTGGgctgacatggtggaggaggaacAACAGCTGGGCAGTGGCAAGAACACTAGCGCGCAAGGCGAGAGCAGCAAGGATGCAAGTGAGCAGAGGGACAAAACATCATCATCTTCTCAAGGAAGCAGCAGCCTCAAAACCCCGGTCGCGGGTGTTCCGGGACAAAGTTCAGCTGCAGGTTCATGGAGATGTAACGACTCCAGAACGTCGACAGATGAGAACGTGAACCGGAATTTTGCTAGGACAGCTCCAGCGTGGAAGCAGCAGAAGGTTCAAGATCACAGCAATCGAGTCTGCCAAATGCTCAACACGATGCATCTCAATGAGAAAGCTCAAGGCACCAAGCAAACACCATCGAGAAGCAGTGCAGCTCAGCGTTCACTTTTCCACAGTCATGCACCATTCGGTGACAATGGACACTCTCAGGGTGCCAATCACACCGAGGCCACTAACCGGTGGCCGAAGAACGCGGCGAGCACAAGACCGTGGAGGCCACAGAACCGCTTGCGGGTCTTCCAGGAAATCACAAATGAGATGAAGCAAAACGTTGCATAG
- the LOC123147460 gene encoding protein POLLENLESS 3 isoform X2: MPSGGRRLPPWTSPRGAAEAVPQRWSPCTPAGSGNHVTPPLSAGCCSYRVTPLVSGGGCSRPPRAPPAVDSPYLRAKQEQLIEKDPNKAVPLFWAAINSGERIESALKDMATVLKQANRAEEAIEAIRSFRHRCPNEAQESLDNIPLDLYKKCGRTKEQIEMLTVKLRMVDEDLASGRWKAKLSKSHGRVVYLSLRDEKARLLGNLAWAYMQSENYEEAEMLYRQALAMEADYNKECNLAICLMKMGKASVSVDTEKHGDCNSQVLPSPVTQLKHKGPQIMAASDGEKNGQSLQEYEYLSRLFNDAATPQSQLEKLRKRLVRKDRPNISTQDQVQTPSSAECLPKPNGAMDASENPVQEGKGLVDGGRKAWADMVEEEQQLGSGKNTSAQGESSKDASEQRDKTSSSSQGSSSLKTPVAGVPGQSSAAGSWRCNDSRTSTDENVNRNFARTAPAWKQQKVQDHSNRVCQMLNTMHLNEKAQGTKQTPSRSSAAQRSLFHSHAPFGDNGHSQGANHTEATNRWPKNAASTRPWRPQNRLRVFQEITNEMKQNVA, from the exons ATGCCGAGCGGGGGTAGGCGGCTGCCGCCGTGGACGTCCCCGAGGGGCGCGGCGGAGGCGGTACCGCAGAGGTGGAGCCCCTGCACCCCCGCCGGTTCCGGGAACCACGTCACTCCGCCCTTGAGCGCCGGCTGCTGCTCCTACCGCGTCACCCCGCTGGTGAGCGGGGGAGGGTGTTCCCGGCCACCGAGGGCGCCGCCGGCGGTCGACTCCCCGTACTTGCGGGCGAAGCAAGAGCAG TTAATTGAAAAGGATCCAAACAAGGCAGTTCCATTGTTCTGGGCAGCTATTAACAGTGGTGAACGAATTGAGAGTGCACTGAAGGATATGGCTACTGTACTAAAACAAGCAAATCGGGCTGAAGAAGCCATCGAAGCGATAAGATCCTTCCGTCACCGTTGTCCAAATGAAGCTCAGGAGTCTCTTGACAATATTCCTCTTGACCTATACAAG AAATGCGGTAGGACAAAAGAACAGATTGAAATGCTGACAGTGAAGCTGAGAATGGTTGATGAGGATCTAGCTTCTGGCCGGTGGAAAGCGAAGCTGTCTAAATCTCATGGAAGAGTAGTCTATCTCTCTCTGAGGGATGAAAAGGCAAG GTTGTTGGGTAACCTCGCCTGGGCCTATATGCAGTCTGAAAACTATGAGGAGGCTGaaatgctctacag GCAAGCTCTTGCTATGGAAGCTGATTATAACAAAGAGTGTAATTTAGCCATCTGCTTGATGAAGATGGGAAAG GCTTCAGTTTCGGTGGATACAGAGAAGCATGGGGATTGCAACTCACAAGTGCTTCCATCTCCGGTAACTCAGTTGAAGCATAAAGGACCACAAATTATGGCTGCTAGTGATGGAGAGAAGAATGGACAAAGTCTGCAGGAGTACGAATATCTTTCAAGACTGTTCAATGATGCTGCCACACCACAGTCTCAACTTGAGAAACTACGAAAGCGGCTGGTAAGAAAGGACAGACCAAATATCAGCACACAGGATCAAGTTCAAACTCCTAGCTCAGCTGAATGCCTACCAAAACCTAATGGTGCCATGGATGCTAGTGAGAACCCTGTGCAAGAGGGGAAGGGTTTGGTTGATGGTGGTAGAAAAGCGTGGgctgacatggtggaggaggaacAACAGCTGGGCAGTGGCAAGAACACTAGCGCGCAAGGCGAGAGCAGCAAGGATGCAAGTGAGCAGAGGGACAAAACATCATCATCTTCTCAAGGAAGCAGCAGCCTCAAAACCCCGGTCGCGGGTGTTCCGGGACAAAGTTCAGCTGCAGGTTCATGGAGATGTAACGACTCCAGAACGTCGACAGATGAGAACGTGAACCGGAATTTTGCTAGGACAGCTCCAGCGTGGAAGCAGCAGAAGGTTCAAGATCACAGCAATCGAGTCTGCCAAATGCTCAACACGATGCATCTCAATGAGAAAGCTCAAGGCACCAAGCAAACACCATCGAGAAGCAGTGCAGCTCAGCGTTCACTTTTCCACAGTCATGCACCATTCGGTGACAATGGACACTCTCAGGGTGCCAATCACACCGAGGCCACTAACCGGTGGCCGAAGAACGCGGCGAGCACAAGACCGTGGAGGCCACAGAACCGCTTGCGGGTCTTCCAGGAAATCACAAATGAGATGAAGCAAAACGTTGCATAG